In a genomic window of Ipomoea triloba cultivar NCNSP0323 chromosome 3, ASM357664v1:
- the LOC116013915 gene encoding uncharacterized protein LOC116013915 encodes MITQSKLVEQLRDYQIRSQHKCPALAIFSPKPFLTTWADVAVAIVWALLFCVFVISSYLTLRSKHYWISLIILCFSVSLPVRLRILRQANARKRVRLLPLSM; translated from the exons ATGATAACTCAGTCTAAACTCGTTGAGCAACTCAGAGATTACCAGATCCGATCTCAGCACAAGTGCCCTGCTCTTGCTATCTTCTCCCCTAAACCTTTCCTCACTACATG GGCTGATGTTGCTGTGGCCATTGTTTGGGCACTTCTATTTTGTGTTTTCGTAATATCATCATACTTGACCCTTCGCTCAAAGCATTACTGGATTTCTCTTATCATTTTATGTTTCAGTGTCTCTCTTCCAGTGCGTCTGAGAATTTTGCGACAGGCAAATGCAAGGAAGAGAGTAAGGTTGTTACCTTTGTCCATGTGA